One segment of Pandoraea pnomenusa DNA contains the following:
- the soxZ gene encoding thiosulfate oxidation carrier complex protein SoxZ — translation MGNPMRIRATEAGGVVEVKVLMSHIMETGQRKDASGNIVPAHFIQNVTVTSNGKTVLSAQWGPAVSKDPFMSFKFKGAKKGDKVAVTWTDNKGDSRTDEATIA, via the coding sequence ATGGGTAACCCGATGCGCATTCGCGCAACCGAGGCCGGCGGTGTCGTCGAGGTCAAGGTGCTGATGAGCCACATCATGGAAACCGGTCAGCGCAAGGACGCTTCCGGTAATATCGTACCGGCACACTTCATCCAGAACGTGACCGTCACGAGCAACGGGAAGACGGTGCTGTCGGCCCAATGGGGGCCGGCGGTGTCGAAGGATCCGTTCATGTCGTTCAAGTTCAAGGGCGCCAAGAAGGGCGACAAGGTTGCGGTCACGTGGACCGACAACAAGGGCGACTCGCGCACCGACGAGGCGACCATCGCCTGA